The Hemibagrus wyckioides isolate EC202008001 linkage group LG25, SWU_Hwy_1.0, whole genome shotgun sequence genome has a segment encoding these proteins:
- the LOC131345573 gene encoding G-protein coupled receptor family C group 6 member A-like, whose product MVQCPFPPGGAGDVLIKVRHCSLKSPYDRCKLPSAAGHRWLAALSTYEFDIQYLPGRHNIDGDLLSRNMPDMEEADEWVTLPQSGIKTLCQPGSLPAPLNSSPVYISHLGAAPPLCPQCAFPTHLELKSLELLSRQNLKRVHDAIGPAIQAVTLGNWPDDKNPPRELLHYVRFFDQIPFMTTLVAVHTIEEINNSSFLPGIKLGYLMCDACVYGTKALDCVERMLAVNGPPTLLPDYSNFTSPIKALLGERYSELSIPIAKLLSLYMIPQISCSSTAPALSDKLRYASFFRVVPSDLYQTKALAKLMSHYSWNWIGMVTLDDDYGRAVLENIVQDAQKEQVCLHYQKILPNYLGSSDIGEKIINVADQIESSNATVVLLILRAELVQMIFQEMIKRNVSRVWIASDSWSTARFLMKMKDINKVGDIFGFTFIFKDIPGFKDYVRNIRPSPGARNDFITEYKQMRSNCAQGQESQNPFFLYCNNTDDSFLLQNVDLTQAYGQRVAVYAIANAIKKLLKYDDTSCSEDTNFLPWKLISILRNMNFTVDNQTYFFNKNGDFENGYDLIMWKKDGDERILDVVGKYLISNNNVDVYEQKVSWFNNTVPESRCSKRCPAGTHKNILNITCCYTCISCAAGEYSDQEDQATCSKCLNGTSPPGSSKCVEWTVGILEWSAPHSIVVLIASAIGIILLVASIIFFIKHRKHRIVREIFILLCIMHVGLVVSFGSVIAFLGDPTPHQCMLQQAMYGLGFTLTVACILVKAFGSFIAVLSYDPNRQRYLSRFNRAFVNIAMIIAVQGLICLFWFIFDPLFVDRKPSTFYPLTMNHLCTYGSKIAGFAVLHIYIAVLAVLCFLFAFKGRENENEPIVFSMLFHLFVWLCFIPFFFTIEEKRNIFQLSAIMVSNYTVMICHFCPKWYRIIFRN is encoded by the exons TGCTGCTGGGCATCGTTGGCTAGCTGCTCTCTCAACTTATGAGTTTGACATCCAGTATCTACCAGGCAGACACAATATAGACGGCGACCTGTTGTCCAGAAACATGCCAGATATGGAAGAAGCCGATGAATGGGTGACACTACCCCAGTCTGGCATCAAGACACTCTGCCAACCTGGCTCTCTCCCAGCACCTCTTAACAGTTCACCTGTCTATATTTCTCACTTGGGGGCCGCCCCCCCATTGTGTCCCCAATGTGCTTTCCCAACACACCTGGAATTAAAGTCCCTTGAACTTCTGTCTAGGCAGAATCTCAAGAGAGTGCATGATGCCATTGGGCCAGCCATCCAGGCTGTTACTCTTGGGAACTGGCCAGATGACAAGAACCCCCCCCGGGAGCTGCTCCATTATGTCAGATT ctTTGATCAAATACCATTTATGACAACTTTAGTTGCGGTTCACACAATTGAAGAGATCAATAACTCAAGCTTCCTTCCTGGCATTAAACTTGGTTATCTGATGTGTGATGCTTGTGTATATGGTACCAAAGCTTTAGACTGTGTGGAGCGCATGCTTGCTGTTAATGGGCCACCTACACTCCTCCCTGACTACTCAAACTTCACATCACCCATAAAAGCACTCTTGGGTGAAAGATACTCAGAATTGTCTATTCCTATTGCCAAACTCCTCAGTCTCTACATGATTCCCCAG ATAAGTTGCAGTTCTACTGCACCAGCACTGAGTGACAAATTACGCTATGCGTCGTTCTTTCGCGTTGTTCCAAGTGATTTGTACCAGACTAAGGCACTGGCAAAGCTCATGAGCCATTATTCCTGGAACTGGATTGGGATGGTTACCCTTGATGATGATTATGGCAGAGCAGTCCTTGAGAACATTGTGCAGGATGCACAGAAAGAACAAGTGTGTCTCCATTACCAGAAAATCTTACCAAATTACCTAGGTTCATCAGATATaggagagaaaataataaatgtagctGATCAAATCGAATCCTCAAATGCAACAGTTGTTCTGCTTATTCTAAGAGCAGAACTTGTGCAGATGATCTTTCAGGAGATGATTAAGAGAAATGTTAGTCGGGTCTGGATTGCTAGTGATTCCTGGTCCACAGCACGCTTCTTAATGAAGATGAAAGACATTAACAAAGTGGGAGACATATTTGGTTTTACCTTCATCTTCAAGGACATTCCTGGTTTTAAAGACTATGTGCGGAACATTAGACCAAGTCCAGGGGCGAGGAATGATTTCATCACTGAGTATAAACAAATGCGGTCAAACTGCGCTCAGGGTCAGGAATCACAGAacccattttttttgtattgcaaCAATACAGATGATAGTTTCCTTCTTCAGAATGTGGATCTGACACAGGCTTATGGTCAGAGAGTGGCAGTCTATGCCATTGCTAATGCTATCAAGAAGCTTTTAAAATATGATGACACTTCCTGTTCTGAAGACACTAACTTCCTGCCTTGGAAG CTTATAAGCATTCTTCGTAACATGAACTTCACTGTGGACAACCAGACATACTTCTTTAATAAAAACGGTGATTTTGAAAATGGTTATGATCTTATCATGTGGAAGAAGGATGGTGATGAAAGAATACTTGATGTTGTGGGGAAATACCTTATAAGCAATAACAACGTTGATGTCTATGAGCAAAAAGTCTCATGGTTTAACAATACA GTTCCTGAATCAAGGTGTTCGAAGCGTTGTCCAGCAGGCACACACAagaacatattaaatataacatGCTGCTATACCTGTATCAGCTGTGCTGCTGGAGAATATTCAGACCAGGAGG ATCAAGCAACCTGTTCAAAGTGTCTAAATGGAACATCTCCTCCTGGATCATCGAAATGTGTTGAATGGACAGTGGGGATTTTGGAGTGGTCAGCACCACATTCTATTGTGGTTCTAATTGCATCAGCAATAGGAATTATACTATTAGTTGCCTcgattatattttttattaaacacagaaaacacagaatAGTAAGGGAGATCTTCATATTGTTATGCATTATGCATGTAGGCCTAGTTGTAAGTTTTGGAAGTGTAATAGCTTTTTTAGGTGATCCAACCCCCCATCAGTGCATGTTACAACAGGCAATGTATGGTCTTGGTTTCACTCTCACTGTGGCATGCATTCTGGTTAAGGCATTTGGCTCGTTCATAGCCGTCCTGTCCTATGACCCAAATAGACAGCGTTACTTAAGCAGGTTTAATAGGGCTTTTGTTAACATAGCCATGATCATTGCTGTTCAAGGTCTCATTTGCCTCTTCTGGTTTATATTTGATCCTCTTTTCGTTGACAGAAAACCATCCACATTTTATCCACTTACTATGAATCATCTGTGTACTTATGGGTCTAAGATTGCTGGCTTTGCTGTGTTGCATATATACATTGCTGTCCTAGCTGTGTTATGTTTCCTGTTTGCCTtcaaagggagagagaatgagaatgagccTATAGTCTTCAGCATGctctttcatttgtttgtctGGCTTTGTTTTATTCCATTCTTTTTCACAATAGAGGAAAAGCGGAACATTTTTCAGCTCTCTGCCATCATGGTCTCCAACTACACAGTCATGATTTGTCACTTCTGCCCAAAATGGTACAGAATCATTTTTAGAAATTAG
- the ypel5 gene encoding protein yippee-like 5 has translation MGRIFLDHIGGTRLFSCANCDTILTNRSELISTRFTGATGRAFLFNKVVNLQYSDVQDRVMLTGRHMVRDVSCKNCNSKLGWIYEFATEDSQRYKEGRVILERALVRESEGFEEHVPSDAS, from the exons ATGGGCCGTATCTTCCTTGACCACATTGGAGGCACTCGTCTCTTCTCGTGCGCCAACTGTGACACAATCCTGACCAATCGCTCTGAGCTGATCTCCACACGCTTTACAGGAGCCACGGGCCGTGCTTTCCTCTTCAACAAG gtgGTGAACCTGCAGTACAGCGATGTGCAGGACAGGGTAATGCTCACAGGGAGGCATATGGTGCGTGATGTCAGTTGTAAAAACTGCAACAGTAAGCTGGGCTGGATCTATGAGTTTGCCACTGAGGACAGCCAACGCTACAAAGAGGGCCGTGTCATCCTAGAGAGGGCATtagtaagagagagtgagggattTGAGGAACATGTGCCGTCCGATGCCTCTTGA